One part of the Anopheles merus strain MAF chromosome 3L, AmerM5.1, whole genome shotgun sequence genome encodes these proteins:
- the LOC121598704 gene encoding calumenin-like, with translation MKTMFVFAMSICLLFNYAVSAIPKPEEKRVLDHDPLSHAQHYQNDEHNKQYDHEAFLGEDAKTFDQLEADESRRRLGLIVDKIDRDNDGFVNMSELKAWIQYTQRRYIDDDVNRQWKTHNPNNTEKVHWDTYRKNVYGFLDELAAQEPDHPSDEHFSYRTMMKRDRRRWSIADRDGDDELTREEFTDFLHPEESSHMRDVVVTETIEDIDKDSDGKVSVEEYIGDMYRQGEQNEEEPDWVKHERETFTNFRDKNKDGFMDNQEVKDWITPADFDHAEAEARHLIYEADSDADEKLTKDEIIEKYDLFVGSQATDFGEALTRHDEF, from the exons ATGAAAACGATGTTCGTATTCGCAATGAGCATCTGCTTGTTGTTTAACTACGCCGTGTCTGCTATCCCAAAGCCGGAGGAAAAACGAGTGCTGGATCATGATCCCCTAAGTCATGCGCAACATTATCAAAACGATGAGCATAACAAACAGTACGATCACGAAGCATTTCTCGGCGAAGATGCTAAAACGTTTGATCAACTCGAAGCGGACGAAAGCAGAAGACGCTTGGG ACTCATCGTAGATAAAATAGACAGAGACAATGATGGCTTCGTTAATATGTCTGAGCTGAAAGCGTGGATTCAGTACACGCAGAGGCGCTACATCGACGATGATGTCAACCGTCAGTGGAAGACGCATAATCCGAACAACACGGAGAAGGTGCACTGGGACACATACCGCAAGAATGTGTATGGATTTCTGGACGAGCTTGCGGCGCAGGAACCGGACCATCCGAGCGATGAACATTTTTCCTATCGCACTATGATGAAGCGCGACCGACGCCGCTGGAGCATTGCGGATCGTGACGGAGATGATGAACTCACGAGGGAAGAGTTTACCGATTTTCTACATCCCGAGGAAAGCAGTCACATGCGCGACGTTGTAGTAACGGAGACCATCGAGGACATTGATAAGGATAGTGACGGAAAGGTGTCAGTCGAAGAGTACATTGGTGATATGTATCGGCAAGGTGAACAGAATGAAGAAGAACCGGATTGGGTGAAACACGAACGCGAAACCTTTACCAACTTCCG TGACAAAAATAAGGATGGCTTCATGGACAACCAGGAGGTGAAAGATTGGATCACTCCGGCGGACTTTGACCATGCGGAAGCCGAAGCCCGTCATTTGATCTACGAGGCAGACTCTGACGCAGATGAAAAGCTAACAAAGGACGAAATTATAGAAAAGTACGATCTGTTTGTCGGTTCACAGGCGACTGATTTTGGCGAGGCTTTAACGCGGCACGACGAATtttag